The DNA region ATTCAGAATCTGTCCCTTTACCAGGGCATTAAGAATTCATCAATGCTTACCTATCAATAGGGCTGTGAACAGTTCTGGGGTACCTGCTCTTTAAAGTCCAGGcagagtacaaaaaaaaaaaaacccaccttctAAAAACTCAACTGATCCTACAAAGAAGATAGATTCTAAGGGGCCAAAGGCAATATTCAGTGATCTATATTCAAGCTCAGCATGGCTACCTAGGAGACATCAGAATTGAAGACACAGCTAAGATGGTTTTAAGCTCATAGATCTTCAGCAAGTTTGTACTGCTGCTGAAATGTACATAGGAAGGAATCAAGCTTACCAGGATGGTTACAAGTGAAGCCCCCACAGGCTTCACTTCAATCCCATAGAAGCCCCCACAGGCTTCATTTCAATCCCACAGAAGCCCCAATAAGCCTCACTTCAATCCCATAGAAGCCCCAATAGGCCTCACTTCAATCCCATAGAAGCCCCAATAGGCCTCACTTCAATCCCACAGAAGCCCCAATAGGCCTCACTTCAATCCCACAGAANNNNNNNNNNNNNNNNNNNNNNNNNNNNNNNNNNNNNNNNNNNNNNNNNNNNNNNNNNNNNNNNNNNNNNNNNNNNNNNNNNNNNNNNNNNNNNNNNNNNNNNNNNNNNNNNNNNNNNNNNNNNNNNNNNNNNNNNNNNNNNNNNNNNNNNNNNNNNNNNNNNNNNNNNNNNNNNNNNNNNNNNNNNNNNNNNNNNNNNNNNNNNNNNNNNNNNNNNNNNNNNNNNNNNNNNNNNNNNNNNNNNNNNNNNNNNNNNNNNNNNNNNNNNNNNNNNNNNNNNNNNNNNNNNNNNNNNNNNNNNNNNNNNNNNNNNNNNNNNNNNNNNNNNNNNNNNNNNNNNNNNNNNNNNNNNNNNNNNNNNNNNNNNNNNNNNNNNNNNNNNNNNNNNNNNNNNNNNNNNNNNNNNNNNNNNNNNNNNNNNNNNNNNNNNNNNNNNNNNNNNNNNNNNNNNNNNNNNNNNNNNNNNNNNNNNNNNNNNNNNNNNNNNNNNNNNNNNNNNNNNNNNNNNNNNNNNNNNNNNNNNNNNNNNNNNNNNNNNNNNNNNNNNNNNNNNNNNNNNNNNNNNNNNNNNNNNNNNNNNNNNNNNNNNNNNNNNNNNNNNNNNNNNNNNNNNNNNNNNNNNNNNNNNNNNNNNNNNNNNNNNNNNNNNNNNNNNNNNNNNNNNNNNNNNNNNNNNNNNNNNNNNNNNNNNNNNNNNNNNNNNNNNNNNNNNNCCCCCATAGGCCTCACTTCAATCCCATAGGAGCCCCCATAGGCCTCACTTCAATCCCATAGGAGCCCCCATAGGCTTCACTTCAATCCTACAGATGGCTTTCATCTCCCTCTTTGTTTGGCACCCTCAACACCAGAAACCTGTGCACTGTCTTTTCAATGTCTAACTGTGTCCACACCTAGAAGGTGGCTGTTCCTCACCCATTCTCTGCTACCCTTGTGTTCCCATGAATGAGTACTACCTCTTCTGCCACAGAGGATGCGTCCTGAGGTCTCTTAAATAACCACCTCCTGCCTAAGTCACACTTTAGAAGTCCAACACCAGAACCTAATGGACCTGGAAGTGTCCATTATTTCACTAGCCAACAATGGAAGTTTTCCTTCAGATTCCGCATCTCTAAGGACCAAACCTCATATTGCCACTTCCTGCAtatcttttattttccctttgtttttttggtgCAGTCTCTCATGAGGCCTGGATTGCCTTGAAagtatgtagctgagaatgaccttaaaCCTAATcctgctgcctccacctcccaagaccTAGGATTATCTATCCTTTTCCCACCATCCTTGTCTGTCTCGTCACTAAGCCCAATTGCATGCCTTTGACACTATCTTAATCCATACCCGGAATCCATGCCTACAAATATTTCCATTTAAGTTCTGTAATATACTAACTGGCTTCTGTGTCTAGCCTTCCAATCCTCCTCCGCACCGCTAAAAGTTCTTCAGTGTTACTtcacaacacaaaacacaaactaGATACACATAGAGTAGTATCTGACATGCTCCAAACGTCAACCAGTCCTTTGCAAGGTTTGTCTCTCATGGCTTAGTTTCCAGATTCCCCCATGAAAGCCATCATAATTCTAGTGTGAAAGCCATACATCCTTTTCCTTCACATTGGAAAATATCTAGATCACTTCAGTTTTGCCTAGTTAGCCCTTAAATGTTACAATTCTGCTCAGGCATGACCTTACCAAGTAGATGACTTTGATCTGCCCCTGGATACAATTTCCATGTCTGTGAGTTTCTGATTAAGATTTACCTTGAGTTATGTCTCCAGCTCACCAGCACAGTTCAGATACATAAAAGGTACTCGGTGGTtgattaaaaatagtaaataaagagaatgacACATGGGGGTCTCAATGTTTTGATGTAATTCAGGAAAGGCAGGAAAGGTGAATTCTCAGGTTGTGGTTCTCACACAGCAGAAACTCCTGCCAGGGCACAACCCCGGCATACGAATACACTTTGTTTTCCTCCTCAGGCACACTGTTGTAGGAGAGTCACAGTAACGGTGCTCATAACCTGTAGAAGGAACATAAGCTGGTTTAGGCAGAAATTCTCAAGCGTCCTGGACGAAGATCTATACCATCCAGTAGGATCAGGAACCCATGGACTCACTGTTGAAGAAGGCATTGATGAAGGTGCCTTTCTTCTGTACCAAATCTTTCCACTCAGTCTGTCTTTCCTGTTTACAGCCTTCAGGATCTGGGTATAAATGAAAGTCTTTGTTGTAATCTGAAGGGTGAGAATCTTCAAGTATTCCTATCGGACCAACGTCTCATGCGACGTGTATCCATACTAGAGCTCTGTCATAGAGCTGCTCAAAACTGCTGCATTGAAGCAGATATAGTAGGACTTTATGCTTTTATCCTCCCAGGACCGAATACCGTTGAGACTGTAATACAATAGCTTGTTTCCCATAGAGAGTAAAACATTTGAAGATATATGATATGCCCCAAAGATTCTAAAATCTATATCTAATTCTCAGGCTTACAAACCCAGGGTTTGTAATGGATATGTCATAAGAGAATGAGATTGTAGATCTAACTCTAATTTCATGAGTAAAGGACTAAGAACATCAGGTGCAATGTAAGGTGGAGATTTCCTAACCAGAAAAACAACATGCACCTTACTGGAGATTGAATGTAGCTTTCTGCTTGCCTCTTACTTGGAGGAAAAGGAAAGCTTATACCAAGTGCAGAGGCTGTGGCGCCCTCTGTGGTCTGATGTGTCTATTATGAACAACAGCTGAAGCTACTGACTTCGTAATTCAGACAGCAGATGTCCCCGAGGTGACCCTCAGGTGACCCTGAGGTATTAGCCTCAGAATAGTTTTCTGGGCTATACCCATCATATGTGAAAACTAATACCAGAGTTGAATACAAGGTCTACCCATCCTGTGTCCTCCTAATCTGGCCTCAGCCCCATTTCCACAGACCGGTACGGCACCATTCTGTCCACACACTGAAAGGGATGTGACTAGAACTATGGTCATAGTAGAGATACTTCACAGACACGCCTATCATGGGATCCTGAGTATCACCAGCTCTCCAGTGTAACTCAGAAACTTTGTAATATTACATGCCTCTTCCTGGGCACAACTACATCTAACCAAATGCTGTAAGCAGGTGTCTCACATGTAAACTACTGGGAGGTCCAAACTGTTCCTGAGTCCTGAGCACCCTGTCTACTGATCTTCTTAATTGGTAGCCGGGGAAGCACAATGAATCCTTAACAGGAAGACACAggagataaatatttaattttatatgtttatacagTGGAAGGAAAGGGTAAGGGATCGGGGGCACTAACATGGGTAGAGGACACTTAACTTGCTGCAGGAAGCAAGGTCCAAATTCTCAATGACCTCCCAAATCAAGGAGTCAAAGGTCTATGAAGCCCCTTGTGAATATATGAGATGAATAGTAGGTGGAAAGTCaaacctctctcttccccttcattCCACATTTGGTGTTCTTTTCCCAAGATAGGGAACATAATTGTCTAAGTTTCCTCCACAGTGCCAGAGGTGTGGATGCTCCTTTCCTATAAGGCTCTAAGCTTTCACTTCCTGTCCTTGCAGCCAAACCTTTAATGTAAGGTCTCCAGGCTATGGCTAAGGGGAAAGACTGCTGCTGTTCAAGGCCACATCAATAGAGGAACGATAAGAGAGTCCGAAGTGAGAAAAGTCCTCTCCCCCATTCTTTCTAGGTTTCAGCATTGCACAGTTCAAGGTTAGTGTGAAAACATGGTTTGTGAGACTCTCCCTTTAACATTCTTCCACCCTACACTGGTTA from Mastomys coucha isolate ucsf_1 unplaced genomic scaffold, UCSF_Mcou_1 pScaffold22, whole genome shotgun sequence includes:
- the LOC116071213 gene encoding uncharacterized protein LOC116071213 isoform X5, with translation MNLLYLLIGVVLLISQVMADPEGCKQERQTEWKDLVQKKGTFINAFFNSYEHRYCDSPTTVCLRRKTKCIRMPGLCPGRSFCCVRTTT
- the LOC116071213 gene encoding uncharacterized protein LOC116071213 isoform X3, translated to MKGRASFHKNEWKRSQQCLDVRDFEAFSTEVGAMNLLYLLIGVVLLISQVMADPEGCKQERQTEWKDLVQKKGTFINAFFNTYVPSTGYEHRYCDSPTTVCLRRKTKCIRMPGLCPGRSFCCVRTTT